The genomic interval CACCATGGTGTCGCGCCGCTGGAGTCCGTCGAAGGTGAGGGCCAGTCTGCCGAGCGCGTCGCCCTCGTGGGGGTCCGCGCCGGCAAGGTAGAACACGACGTCGGCCTTCGCGTGCACAAGCACGCGCGGCAAATGCTCGGCGAGGAGTGTCAGGTACGCGTCGTCGCCAGCGCCATCCGGAAGTTCGACGTCGAGCGAGCCGGGGACTTTCCGAAATGGGTAGTTGCGTCCACCGTGCATGGAGAAGGTGAACACGTCAGGGTCGCCGGAAAAAATGGCGTGCGTGCCGTTGCCCTGATGGACGTCGAGGTCGATGATAGCCACCCGGTGCGTGCGTGCGTCAGGCCGCGCTTGCAGCAGGCGTGCGGCCACCGCCACATCGTTGAAGACGCAAAATCCCTCGCCGTGCGAGGCGAAGGCGTGATGGGTGCCTCCGGCGAGATTCACGGCGATGCCGTGTTCGAGGGCTGCAGCGGCGGCCTCGCAGGTCCCCCCGACGGCGCGGAAGGCGCGTTCCACGAGCAGCGGCGACCACGGGAACCCGACGAGGCGCACAGCGGCGGCGTCGAGGGTGCCCTGTTCGACCGCGTCGACCCACGCCGCGCTGTGCACGCGCAGCAGATCGTCGCGCGACACGCGGGCGGGATCGTGGAGGTGGGTTGCTGGCACCAGTCCGCCATCGATGACCGCATCGCGAAGCTTCTGGTACTTGGCGATGGGAAAGCGATGCCCGTCCGGAAGCGGAACGGTGTGGCGGGCGCTCGACCAAGCGTGCAGCGGCACGGCGTCCCTGGGGGCTGGTGGTGGCGAAGGCTGGCGACGGTCGCCGGCGCGCGCGACGCTGTAGTGTGAAACCGATATTCGGCTTATGTTATGCGAGTGCCGCAGGTGGCACCAGCATCGCCCTCCGAGACGCATGGAAAACGCACTCACTCTCGCCCGTCATTTTGCTCGCCTCGTCTGGCTGTTGATCCACGAGCCGGACTCCGTGGATGAGCAGAAGGCAGCGCTGCGTGCCGTGGTGACCGTGTCCAAGGACAAGGCGGCGCGCTTGTCGGTGACCGACGGCCGGCTCATGGTGAATGACGTGGAACTCCCGAATGCGCTCTCCGGAGCCAGCGAACTCATCGACCGGTTGGGTCGACACGGTATTGCGGAACTCGAGATTGCTGAGCACGCGGTGGCTGCCGACCTGCTGACGATTGCGCGATTGCTGGCCGAGGGCAGCGGAAACGATGGGGTGGGGGCGGAGGCGGCGCGGCAGCTGCTGGTGTTTGAAGCGCCGACGGTGCGCCTGATGCGCGAGGCGGCGACGGCGCCGGTCGAGGTGGCTCGCGCTCCTGCCACCGTGACCCTCTCGGCGTTTGCGCCGGATTCCCCGGAGCGCGCGACACTCCAGCAGTTGGCGGAGGCGACCGACCCACAGGTGGCATCGGGGATGCTCGACAACCTGATGTTTGTGGCGGAGACGGCGTTCCGTGAGGGGCGCGTCGTGGATGCAGCGTTGCTGTGCGCGGCGCTGCAGGAAATTGAAGCGCAGATGATCGAAATCGAAGTGCGACGGTTCTTTCTCGTGGCGCTGCGTCGGTTGACCAAGCCGAATTTTCTGCGACCGATCGCGAATCTCGTGGCGACGAATCCTGAGCACGCCGTGATGGCCGCAAACATCCTCGACCGGTTTGGGCAGGACGGCGTCGACGCCCTCGTGGATCAGTATATCAACGCGCATGCAGACGCCGAGCGCGAGTTGTATCGCGCCGCGCTGGTGTCGCTACCCGGGGTGCGCAGCGCGCTCACGCAAATGCTGAGCGACCCTCGGTGGTTTATGGCGCGCCACGCCGTGCTGCTGCTCGGTGATCTCGGCGCGGCACAGAGCGAGCGTGCGGTGGCCGAGTTGCTCAATCATGCCGACGAACGCGTGCGACGCGCGGCGGTGCGTACGCTGGCGCGCGCGGAAACGGCGTTCGTGTTCGACGCCATGGCGCGCGCGCTTGCCGACGCCTCACCCAGCGTGCGATTGGCAGCGATTGCCGCGCTCGTAGCGCGCAAGAGTACGCGCTCCGCGACGCTGTTGAGTGCGGCAATCGACGACGAAGAGCAGCTCGAGGTGCAGTTTGCGCTGTTGGCGGCGCTGGGTCGCATCGCGACGCCGGACTCGGTGCAAAAGCTGATCAAAGCCACGGAGTCGGGCGGTGGCTTGTTCAAGACCAAGAAGAATGCCGGGCTACGGGTGGCCGCCGTGCACGCGCTCGCCGAAGCGCGCACGCCGAACGCCACCAATGCGCTCCGTTCGTTGCAGAGCGACCGGGATAAAGAAGTCGCGGAGGCCGCACGACTCGCGCTGGCTGCTCCGCGCCCGTCTGCGGCGTAAGCCCAGCCGGTCCGCTGTCGCGCGTTAGCGCGCGGTAAAATCCGTCGCCGGCGTGATTGCTTTGCACGCGGCAGCAATCAGCGTTGCCGCGCGATCGAGATCGACGAGACTCACCATTTCATTGGGTGAGTGCATGTAGCGGTTCGGCACCGAGAGTAACGCGGTGGCCACGCCCTCGCGCGCGAGATGGATTGCGTCGGCGTCCGTGCTCGTGTCGCGTCCGGCGGCGTGGAGGCTGTACGGAATGCGCAGTGACTCGGCGGTGTCACGCAGAATGCGAAACGCGACCGGCGACACCACCGATCCGCGCGTGAGCACGGGCCCGCCGCCGAGTTTGTGCTCGCCGAGTTCCTTCTTTTCCATCGAGGGGTGATCGGTGGCAAAGGTGACGTCCACGACGATCGCCATCGCGGGGTTCACCCGTGCGCCAGCCACGAGGGCACCGCCGCCCATGTACGCGATCTCTTCCTGTGTGGTGGCGACGGCCACGACGCGCGCATCGCCCGGATCAGCGGCGTAGCGCCGCAGCGCTTCGAGCACCACGAAGGCACCGATGCGATCGTCGATGGAACGCGACACAATACGGTCGTTGGGAAAGTCGAGCGCGCGCGAATCGATGACGCCAGCGTCACCAATGGAGAGCATCGCTTCGGCTTGCGCACGCGAGCTGGCGCCGACGTCCACCCAGAGGTCCGTGATCTTCGACGCTTTTTCGCGGTCCTCTGTTTTCATAAGGTGAATCGGTTTCTTTCCGACCACCCCGAGCACGTCACCGTCGCGTCCGGCAAATCGAAGGCGCTGGCCCACGAGCACCTGCGGGTCCCAACCGCCGATTGGACCGATGTATACAAACCCGTCGTCGTCGATCCACGTGACGATCACGCCAATCTCGTCGATATGGCCCGCGAGCATTACCGTGGGTGACCCGCCTGGGTTCACGACGGCAATCGAGTTGCCGTGTACGTCGCCCGTGACCTCGGCGAAGGTGCGGGCTTCCTCGCGCCAAACGCGCGCAGGGGCCGACTCGAATCCCGATGGGCCGGGCGTGTCGAGAAGGCGCTTGAGCAGGGCAACGGCGTCGGGTTTGAGCATATCAGTCGCGCGGTACGGGGAAGAGAACAAGTGAAAGCGCGAACACGGTGAGCCCGGGCGCCGCGGCCGCGTCGGCGCCGGTGAGGAGCACGGCCACGAGTCCGAAGATGGCGGCAAACTCACCGCTCGCCCACGCAATGATGCGCATGGTGCTATCGCGTGACGGTGCGACGGCCGAGAGCCGAGTCCGCATGGCAATAAGTGCAATGCCAGCAATCAGCGCGGCCACGGATGCCATCATCCGAAGCGTGTCGGCGCGGTCGGTGGCAGCGGTGACGGCGCCCTGACGGCGCGTCACGATCACCGCGACTGCCATAGCGAGCACGCCGGTGATCATCGCCGTGCGAATCAGGAACAGGGCCCGCTTTGGTGCAGCCACTACTTGTGCTCGTACACGACTTTGCCGCCGACCCAGGTGCTGAGCACGCGCGTCTTCAACACGAGTTCCGCCGGCACGCGCATGATGTCTTGATCGAGGACCACAAAATCGGCGTATTTTCCGGGTGAGAGCGAGCCCAGTTCTTTTTCTTGGAACGCAGAGTAGGCCGGCCAGATCGTCATGGAGCGCAGCGCTTCGTCGCGCGTCATGCGTTGTTCGGGATACCATCCACCGGCGGGCCAATTTTCCGCGTCCTGTCGGGAAATGGACGCGTGAAACGAGATAATCGGATTCACCTGCTCCACCGGAAAATCACTGCCGTTGGGGACGACCACGCCAGCGTCGATTAGCGAACGCCATGCATAGGCGCCCGGCAGACGCGACACGCCGAGTCGCGTGCCAGCCCAGTACATATCGCTGGTTTGGTGACTCGCCTGCATTGACGGAATGACACCCAGCTTGGCGAAGCGCGTGATGTCGGCAAAGTTCAAAATCTGCGCGTGCTCAACGCGGAAGCGATGATCTGCCACGGGCACTGCTTTGAGCGCCGCTTCGTACGCGTCGAGCGACACGCGATTACCGCGGTCGCCGATGGCGTGCGTGTTCACCTGAAAGCCGGCCTTGAGCGCCTTGATGGCGATTTCCTGAATAAACGCCGGCGGCGAGACGAGCAGTCCGTTGTTGTGCGGATCGTCGGTGTAGGGGTCGAGCAGCGCCGCGCCGCGCGAGCCGAGTGCACCGTCGGCGTAGAGCTTGATACTGCGCACCCAGAGCGTGCCGTCGTACAATCCGCTCTGCGGGCCGCGGGCGAGCCATTGGTCGACGACGGCGGATTCTTCACGTCCGCCGCTAATCATGGCGTACATGCGGAAATTCATTTGCCCAGCTTTGCCGAGCTCTTCGTAAATGTCGAGCACCTGAGCGCTCGACCCCGCATCGTGCACGCCGGTGAGTCCCCAGCGCTGGGCCTCAGCGATGGCGGCGAGAATCTGCTTTTTTTCGTCGTCGCGTGTCGTGCGCGGGAGCACGCGCGTCACGAGCCCCATCGCATTGTCCACGAACACGCCCGCCGGCGCGCCGTTCGCGTCACGCTCCATGTGCCCGCCCGAAGGATCCTTGGTGGCGGCGCTCAGCTGCGCGGCGTCCATCGCCTTTTTGTTCGCGAGGTAGGCGTGACCGTCTACGCGCTGGAGCAGCACCGGATTGTTCGGCACCGCCGCGGTGAGTTTGTCGTGCGTC from Gemmatimonadota bacterium carries:
- a CDS encoding histone deacetylase, encoding MPLHAWSSARHTVPLPDGHRFPIAKYQKLRDAVIDGGLVPATHLHDPARVSRDDLLRVHSAAWVDAVEQGTLDAAAVRLVGFPWSPLLVERAFRAVGGTCEAAAAALEHGIAVNLAGGTHHAFASHGEGFCVFNDVAVAARLLQARPDARTHRVAIIDLDVHQGNGTHAIFSGDPDVFTFSMHGGRNYPFRKVPGSLDVELPDGAGDDAYLTLLAEHLPRVLVHAKADVVFYLAGADPHEGDALGRLALTFDGLQRRDTMVLSACREIGLPVCVTIAGGYGRNIDDTVRVHLNTVRIAATFA
- a CDS encoding HEAT repeat domain-containing protein, which gives rise to MENALTLARHFARLVWLLIHEPDSVDEQKAALRAVVTVSKDKAARLSVTDGRLMVNDVELPNALSGASELIDRLGRHGIAELEIAEHAVAADLLTIARLLAEGSGNDGVGAEAARQLLVFEAPTVRLMREAATAPVEVARAPATVTLSAFAPDSPERATLQQLAEATDPQVASGMLDNLMFVAETAFREGRVVDAALLCAALQEIEAQMIEIEVRRFFLVALRRLTKPNFLRPIANLVATNPEHAVMAANILDRFGQDGVDALVDQYINAHADAERELYRAALVSLPGVRSALTQMLSDPRWFMARHAVLLLGDLGAAQSERAVAELLNHADERVRRAAVRTLARAETAFVFDAMARALADASPSVRLAAIAALVARKSTRSATLLSAAIDDEEQLEVQFALLAALGRIATPDSVQKLIKATESGGGLFKTKKNAGLRVAAVHALAEARTPNATNALRSLQSDRDKEVAEAARLALAAPRPSAA
- a CDS encoding M42 family metallopeptidase gives rise to the protein MLKPDAVALLKRLLDTPGPSGFESAPARVWREEARTFAEVTGDVHGNSIAVVNPGGSPTVMLAGHIDEIGVIVTWIDDDGFVYIGPIGGWDPQVLVGQRLRFAGRDGDVLGVVGKKPIHLMKTEDREKASKITDLWVDVGASSRAQAEAMLSIGDAGVIDSRALDFPNDRIVSRSIDDRIGAFVVLEALRRYAADPGDARVVAVATTQEEIAYMGGGALVAGARVNPAMAIVVDVTFATDHPSMEKKELGEHKLGGGPVLTRGSVVSPVAFRILRDTAESLRIPYSLHAAGRDTSTDADAIHLAREGVATALLSVPNRYMHSPNEMVSLVDLDRAATLIAAACKAITPATDFTAR
- a CDS encoding amidohydrolase, which translates into the protein MRRILAFLVAAAPLVAQQKPTADLIVTNARVYTVDDAHPLADAIAVRGGRVLFVGDTRGALALRGPQTRVIDLDGRTVIPGMVDAHGHVSGLGSALAIVDLTGASSYDEIIARVVAKAKSAQPGQWITGRGWDQNRWGDTRFPTHDKLTAAVPNNPVLLQRVDGHAYLANKKAMDAAQLSAATKDPSGGHMERDANGAPAGVFVDNAMGLVTRVLPRTTRDDEKKQILAAIAEAQRWGLTGVHDAGSSAQVLDIYEELGKAGQMNFRMYAMISGGREESAVVDQWLARGPQSGLYDGTLWVRSIKLYADGALGSRGAALLDPYTDDPHNNGLLVSPPAFIQEIAIKALKAGFQVNTHAIGDRGNRVSLDAYEAALKAVPVADHRFRVEHAQILNFADITRFAKLGVIPSMQASHQTSDMYWAGTRLGVSRLPGAYAWRSLIDAGVVVPNGSDFPVEQVNPIISFHASISRQDAENWPAGGWYPEQRMTRDEALRSMTIWPAYSAFQEKELGSLSPGKYADFVVLDQDIMRVPAELVLKTRVLSTWVGGKVVYEHK